The genomic window ATGTGATCTACGGTTGATGTTTGGTGTTTATAATGGAAGATATCATTGTAGCCGTAATCACAAGGTCCGGTAATTTATCTGTCCTAAGAGCCTATTAGGATCTAAGGGCTAAATGCTAGCGAACTAAAAATTAACTCAAATTAGCTATAGTGCATCtaaacaagaggactaataggtAAACTAAATTTTTATCAAGTATTTAACTAGTTGTTAGTCAACTAACTAGACAACCATAACTAATTTGGATTATTTTTTAGCCCAACTAATAATTAGCCATGTTTATCTAAACATGCCCTAAGTAACGTTGCTTTCAAGGACAGAACAACACTAGAACATGTATGTGCTATGCGAGATAACAGTATGGCccagttcgcttcgctgaaaaaacaagccgaaacattgttccggctgatttgttgtgagagaaaaacattattccggctgaaaaataagctgaaaaagacagATTATATGAGTAGATCCATGCTGCTGAAACTGAAACTAAGGTCTGTTGCGGCTCTTCCGTGGACGCTCCGTGCCCGAGTCAGCCCCCACCCTTCCTACTCCTACGATCGAAGCTGCTGAATTTTTACGGCTCCATCTTATATCACATAAAAACAGCTCCAGTTTTCCCAACTTCCGTGGTAGAAGCCACTTTTAATGGCTCTATATTCATACGCAAAAACAATTGTGGCTTTGTGTTTAGACGGTCAGAAGCACTCCACCTTAGGAAAGCGTTTAGTGCGGCTCCAATCGCTCCACTGCCAAAGCCGATGAAAAAAATCAGACGGGAGCCATACTAAACAGACCATCATTAGACGTCAATCAAATAGTGTAAAGCCATAGTTAAGAGATGAATCTATAAAGCTAACGCGGAGAGGAGTACTATAATACAAGTTTCATCAAAATTTATGCAAGTCCGGCCGTGGCCCGCCTTCTAGATCTTGTAAAGAATCTACCCCTTGGTCAACTGCAATTAACACCAACGCGTCTAGCGCGGCAGTGTGGCAGCAGGAAACAACATGTTAACCATTTCTTAAACCCAGGGCCAACAGCAAGCGGTGGTTCCCTTCGGCGCTTCCCCGGTAACCCGTTCCACTGGATCTCACTCTCTGCTACGGTTGACCCTGGCTCAGTCACGCACCCATGCCAGCTTGTTCAGCTATCCGCGATCCAATCCAAGATGCAGATGCAGCAGAATGAAATTAATGCCTTCAGCATTTCTATGTCCACGCTTCAAGGTCTTCACTCTTCAGTTAGTTCAGGATTTTGCAAGCTCTTTCCAGTTGAAGCCGATGCTCTGGACACGACGGGTTTTACGTATGACGAAGCCGGAGGGCTCAGCTTTGTTCCTGAGGCGTTCTGATTGACCGCCGCTGCCGATCCATTTTTGCCGTCAGAAGGAGGCGCCAGCGTCGATTTGCCGTCTACACGCCGTGCGACGAAGCGGCCTGGCCGGCGCTCCGCTGAAAGCCCTGAAAGAGCCAAATCACAACGCCACCTTTGAATGGGCAATATAACTATCATAAAGGACACCGTGCATGTCCGGAAAAAAAAATATTCACACTGAttcaaaatttgctcgactcggtAAGAAAATTTAGCAAGCAAGAGAAGGCAGAAAAGAAGAACCGATGCGACTCACCTTCAGGCGCAGTGCTCGCCCGGCGCCGCCGGAACCGCTCCAGCACGCCGCGCACCGCCACATCGAGGGCGTCCTCCATGCCGTCGCCGAGCCCGTCGGGCGACGACGCGTACACCAGCCGCGGGATCATCTCCACCACGCGCTCCCGCATCCGCCGCACCCGCCGCTCGCTGAGCCCCTCCAGGACGTCCCGCACGCTCACGTTGCCCACGCGCAGCGCCTGCCGGTCGATGAACACGGACCACTCCCCCTCCTCGCCGCGCGGCCCCGGCGGCAGGTACCACCGGTACTGGTCGTACGCGGTCCGCCgccagaacagcaccggcacggcGCCAGCCACCATGCAGTCGAACAGCGACCGCCGCGTGAAGCTGTCCCCGCGCGGCTGCAGGCAGAACTTCGAGTCCAGGAACAGCTCCAGCACCGCCGCGCCGTTGTCGGTGCACCGCGTGCCGCGGCAGTCCACGGCGCGGCAGTGCTCGCTCCCGGCGTCCTCGCACTCCTCCAGCAGCACCTCCCTGAAGTCGTCCCGGAACCCGGAGCGCGGCGCGCCGGCGAAGCCGAAGAGCTTGCTGCGCTTGAGGGACAGCACGTGCCGCTGCCACGCGCGCACGTCGGCGACGTTGCGCGGGTGGAAGCCGGTCGGGTACGGGATGGCGACTTCCATGGGGTCCAGCCGGTCGGCCTCGATGCCGAGGCGGGTCACGTTGGCTATCCCCGGCAGGACCACGAAGTTGGTGCCCCACCCGTCGTCGCCGTACCGGCGGAAGTCCCACGTGATGCGCCCCAGCGTGATGAAGTGGTCCCAACCGCCGGACCTCTGGAAGGACGTCTGGTTGTTGAGCCACCGGAGCAGCCTCAAGCCCGCCCTGTCGCGGTCGGCAGCGGTGGAGTTGTCCCCCCACAGGTGGCTGCCGACGTCGAGGCCGACGTAGAACGGGACGTAGAACGCGGTGGCCAGCGACGGGTCGGTGGTGCGGCACCTGTGCGAGAGAAGGCGGCGGTGGATGATGACCTCGAGCTGGAACTGGTCGGTGTTGTACCAGCTGGACAACGACACGTTCCGCGTGACGTGGAAGAAGACGGGAAGCGTGGCGGCCGCCTCGCCGAAGCCGCCGTTGGCTAGGTACGGGCAGAACGAGTACCAGGGCCACAGGCTCTCGCAGTCGTCGACGAGGTCGTGGTTGAACTCCGACGGGAGGTCGTAGACGTAGATGAGCCCCTCATCGCACGCGCCGCCGTTGACCGCGCCGTTGGCCCAGGTAGTGTTCCTGTGGCCCGGCGCCGGGAGGAAGCGCGAGCTGGGGAAGCCGAGGATGTTCCAGAAGAGCACGAGCTGGAGGACGAGGAACGCGAGGAGCAGCACGGAGCCTCGCAGCAATGCCGACGCTGGGGACGGAGTGGCGGCATTGAGCGGCGATCCCGGCTGCGAGGGGGGCTTGGCCGGAGATGCCGGTGACTCGGGCATGGGTGGGACACTGGGACTCGTGAAGGAGTGAAGTGCAGAGTGGTGCCGGAAATGGACTGTACAGTGCTTTAGGGCATTTATTTAAGCACTTGGGTTCTTTTTCTGAGGGGAAGGCAGAAAAATGCAAGTGTGCGACGTGGATCTGAAGCAACCTGTGCTCCGACTGATGCCCAATTGGCAATTGCCCATGAGAAGAGAGAAGGGATCGGAGCATTGCAGGCTTgcagcaagccagcaagcaaACGAATGAAACGATGCCAGTTTCCAACGATGAAAGGAACCGAAGCTGCTGAATGCTGAATTGCTGATGACCCAGTCCATGACCTTGACCGTGGATAAAATATATATACTAGATGCAAACTTTACTAATAAATGAGCAAGGCCGGCAAGAGGTACAAGGTTTTCCCGTTTGGAGCTGCCCTAATATTGCAAACTTGCTACTAGTGTGCCTGGTTAGTCCTATCTCGAAGAACTACAAGAACTTATTAGTACCTCGGAGTGGTCATGTGGTACTATGATTTCTTTTTTACCCCCGAAGCTTGAGGGTTCAAGCCTTCAAGGTATGGCAGTGCAGATTGTTACGGACCTCTCCAACTTTGTCTGGAAAACAAAACTTTCTCTGTTCTTGTGACAACTGAATTATCTTTTGAATATGTTGCATCTTGCATCCCTATTGATTGAAGCGCAGCTGGAATGAGAAATTGAGAATCGAGCTTAGATCATCAGATGCATCCCTCTGAATTGCTGCgcagttgttgtttttttttttttttttttttgcaccaaCGACCTGCTGTATGGGCGTTCAAAAACTATACTACTGTATGGCACTGAATCAACTCTAGTACTTTTTCTTCAATACAAATCATAGGCAGTGGTTGGAGGATGGACTAAAATTAAGGAGTGACGACGTTGATACTTGGACTGAATTGCTGCTATTGCCACTAGACCAATATTAGCGCGTCAAATCTACAGAACATCGTAGCAAACCATGAAAAAGAATGATGGATTTTTTTTTGTCAATTTGGAAGTACAAAACTTGCAGCTGTGGTGCATCCAAACAGCCCATAGCTAAAGCCAGCTAGTTTGGTGGGTAACCAAAACTTGCCACGCCTAACCTTCGATAAACTATGGCTGCCAAAAAAAAGTGTGGCGACCAAAACCGAAGCCACACTTGTGGCAAGGTTTGGCACGAAAATAAGCCTATGACATGTGGAGCAGGGGGCTAAGAAAGTGTGACGTGCCATAGATGTGACAGTGAACCAAACAGCTGCCAAAAAAACTGTGGCACGACGAACCTTTGGCGTGGCAAGTTTTGATCGCCAACCAAAGAGGCCCATTTTAGCCGGAGGCCAAAATGTACAAGATCTCATTACCTGTTTGCACCAAGCTAAAACCAACTAATGGAGTAGCATGGTACAAAGTCTTCAATTAGCTGGTGTATATCAAACACCCCTGAGGTGCATCCAAACAGGCCTAAGTCTGCAAGTGGATATGGTGTTTTAGGGGGTCAGCTATCTTACTTAGTTCTCTTCACCTAATTTCATTACATGACATTGGCATTTTTAGTATTATTATTTTAATATGTTTTGATAATCGATCCAATGCCCTAAGAAATATTGGACTCGCATCCTGTTCGCGCTTGGCACGCTTCTTCCTCCACGGCTCCACACCCCTGGTGTCTCCTACGGACGGAGGAGTGAGGACCACGTCTTCGTGAACGGAGAATTGCGGCTTCGCTTGTAGCTTGTCAGCTGGACGGTACAGCCATTATAGGATAGGATTCCATGATGGTCACGGATTCACAGCCAACAGAATCCTGGAGTGTTCCACGATTGGAATGGCCTGGTGCGTGATAGCCTTAGCTAATGGGCTCACTCAAAACTGGGCCACGTACAAACAAAAGAGCCTAGAGGCCCAAATAATTCTCCCTCCCTCAAACTCCCTTGCTCAGAGCTCAATGTTGAGTCAAATAGTAGAACCTGAACAAAAAAAAGTTCAGAAAAACTAATTTCGCTATATAATTTGTGGTACTAGTACTTAGGAAAAACTTGAGACATAGGGATAATTGTTTGTTGATAAAAAATTATCATAATTGATCTAAACAGCGTGGAGTAACAATCAAGCTATCGATAAAAACTAATTTCGCTTGATCATttttgtggcttataagccggctcatgctgttttgttgtgagagaaaaacactgtatcatggctgataagcatgactgatacaatcaagcgaacatggtgccCTAATTGTTAGCCAAACACCTAGCTATTATCCCATTAGATGGTTGAACCAAACTATTGATCTAAAAGTACCTAATAGATGGGTTGAGGACACTAGGATGTTGACTGAGGCCACCAAATGTAGAGCACACTAGGAGGTTGTTGGCTTCAAATGAGAAGAGGGGATGGTCGCGCATGTATGGTTACTTAGGATGTATGCTTGAAACGTGGAAAAATGCCCTACAACTTGGAAAGAATCTTACCCATGTCATGTTGATAGCCTAAAATCATCGTTGAAAATGAGCAAGGGACCAAGAAAGAGGACTTTGAGTATGATCAAGATGGTGAGTAGGAGTATCAACAACATGATCCACTTGCGTTGAGTGAGTTCTCGAAGATGCATGATGAGATTAAAGATTGGACGATGCATGAGAGACTTCGTGAGGATTTGGTCGAGCATATGTGGGCACGTCGTAATGCTACCTTTTGTGATTGTATGTGATATATATGCACTTTGTTCAAGTTCCTCTTGATGATGTCAACAATTGATATTAAAATTGAATTTTTTTCATGTAAAAAATATGTTAACTCTATTGGTTTAAAGTGTAACTCTATTGGTTTAAAGTTACACATTTGAAATATTTTTGGTTCAATTGTGGGGGCAAAACAAACATCATAGAGTGTCAACATATTGCAACTATAGAGAACGAAGAATATGGAGCTTACTTTAGGTAGTACTACTTTAGGCAACAGCGAAAAACAGACCCAAAGAAAATAGGGGGCTATCTAACCAGGTAGTTAGGGGGCTGTTTTAGGTCATAAagatggagatgctctaagaaacAACACCAAATCACTATGCGCTTGGGGAGTAGCATCATTCTTGTCTTCATGTTATATGGCATATTTGGAGCGGATGGCATGATATAATGGACAATGGATAGCCTTATTACCGAAAAGCCATCACTAATAAgcataataaaaaaataaaatctaaATGATGCATGTCAATAATGCATCTAGAGATATATTTTGTTGCATAAGTTAATAGAAGTCCATCTAAAACCATTCATACCAAAATGATAAATTTCAAGTTGCATGTGTACTAAAGGCAAAATTTCTTTAAGTTTGCCTTTTACACGCACATGCATCAAAATTTTGTCACTTTCATATGAATTCTTAAAATATTAGTTTGCATCACTGTTTTAGTGACAATATACATGTATAGGCGTACTATGGATATGTTTCGTTTTAGATTTTTCTATGAACTTTTAGGTTTAGAGATTTAATGTTCCCACCAAAGAAATTATTTGCAATAAATATTTTCCGAAGCCCTTAAGATCATGGGTCCAATCATATTGTCATTTCTATTAACAAGTATGTAGATGTTGAAGCGTGTCCTCGATCGAACACGAACAGAATGGCAGCGGCTGGGCTAAGTGGCTAACTGTGCAACTTGATCCATCCTATTCTCATTTCTAAGACCCTGTTTGGATCTTAAAAAAAAAGTGACAATAAGATTATAGTCAAACTGTCTACTCTAAATCTACTATTTGAAGATTTTCAGGCACTATAAGAATGAGATTCAAAGTTTCCCTTTTTTATCCAGAATTCAAAATCCTTAATTACGGACTACAAATTACAATTAGGATGAGATCCAAAGAGACCCTAAGTATTGCTACACGCAAGAGAGAGTCACCCACAAGATCATGGAAGCTTGCCTAGGCTACAGATTACTTGCGGATCCGTTATGTGCATACACGACAATTCAAAACACAGAGTAAACTTGCGCTCAAATGCTCAATCACACGAGTCCGTCTCACGTTCGCAGCAGACTACGTGGCGACGCGACTGCTGTGGAGTCTATCTGAAGTCTATTCGGCGGTTCTGCCGCAGCAGAGCGCGAGGCAGCACACGTTCCTCCTCTCCCGTCCATGGCATCGCCGAACAAACCGTGACGGAAAGCCGCCGCTGTTGTTTCCCGTTTCTGCACTAGTTTACTGGCAAGAGACAACAGTCCGCTCCCCCCAGCGCCGCACCACGATCTCCATCCACCAATCCTGCGCCTCCGCCTTAGCACGCCGCACATTCTGGTCCCCGTGCCGCCGTTGCGCTCCTGGGCCCTGCCACGCGCATCGCCTCAACCAAATCGCCACCCACGCCGACGCGCGATCCGGCTCCCTCCAGTTAAGCTCTGGATCGACTCGCCCCCGTTGCCGCGCTCATGGCGCTAGTCCGCCCCGAGCATCCAAATCCGGCCGCCCGCCGCCCGCGGCTCGTCGTGCTCCTCCTGCTCGCCTTCTTCGCCCTTCAGCTCCTCGTCTTCCTCGCTTTCCGCGCCGTGCGCCCCCCTCCCGCcccggcctccgccgccgccgtgccggtGCTGGCGTCGGCGCCGATGCGCCGAGACAAGAATGATTCGcgctgcggcggcggcctcgTGTACGTCTACGACCTCCCCGCGGCCTTCAACGAGGACCTGCTCGGGATGTGCGACGCGCTGGCACCGATGTACTCGCTGTGCCCCTACCTCGCCAACGACGGGCTCGGGTTCCCTGCGGGCGGGACCAACCTGTCGTCGCTCCTGCCGCGGCAGCTGCTCGGGTCGTGGTACGCGTCCGACCAGTTCGCGCTGGAGCACATCGTGCACCGCCGCCTGCTCTCCCACAGCTGCCGCACGACGGACCCGGCGCGCGCCGCGGCGTTCTTCGTGCCATTCTACGCGGGGCTCGCCGTGGGCCGACACCTGTGGCTGTGGGCGGGCAACGCCACCGGTGCCGACAGGGACAGGGACTGCGTCGCGCTGCTGTCGTGGCTCCACGCGCAGCCGTGGTACCGACGGTCCCACGGCTGGGACCACTTCATCGCGCTGGGCCGCATCACGTGGGACTTCCGCCGCACGACGGACGCCGGGTGGGGCGGCAGCTTCCTCACCATGCCCGGGGTGGCCAACGTCACCCGCCTCGTCATCGAGCGCGATCCCTGGGACGGCATGGACGTCGGTATCCCGTACCCGACCGGGTTCCACCCGCGCACCGCCGCCGACGTGCGCGCGTGGCAGCGCTACGTTGCGCGGCGCCCGCGCCCCAGGCTCTTCGCCTTCGCCGGCGCGCCGCGGTCGGCCATCAAGGGCGACTTCCGCGCGCTGCTGCTGGAGGAGTGCCAGGCGGCCGGGGCCGCCGCCTGCGGCGCGCTGGACTGCGCCGAGGGCAGGTGCATCAAGAACAACGCGCTCGTCATGGAGCTCTTCATGGGCGCCAGGTTCTGCCTGCAGCCACGCGGGGACAGCTTCACGCGGCGCTCGCTGTTCGACTGCCTGGTGGCGGGCGCCGTCCCCGTGCTGTTCTGGCGGCGGAGCGCGTACCGGCAGTACGGGTGGTACCTGCCCGTGGACGGGCGCGAGGGGGAGTGGTCCGTGTTCATCGACCGCGACCAGCTCCGCGCGGGGAACCTTACGGTGCGCGGCGTGCTGGCGGCAATCCCGGAGTCGCGGGTGCGGCTGATGCGGAAGCGCGTGGTGAAGATGATCCCGGGGCTGCTGTACTCCGCGGCGGATGGGGAGGGCCTCGGCGGCGGCATGAAGGACGCCGTGGACGTCATGGTCGACGGCATGCTGCGGCGGGTCGCCGAGCAGCGCCCGAGATGGCGGACGACATGATCTTAGCTTCTGCAGCAGAGCAAATTGATCATTCTTTTTTACAGGTTTTTTCCTTCTAAATTCTTTGTGTGAGGAATTTTGCTCGCTCCCGAAAGATTACTACGCGTAGTCTCGAGTTGTGCTACTCCGGCTCTAGCTGTAAATTTACACTCATTACAACAGAATCAGAAAGTATGAATCCGTGTACGATGAATTGCATGCTCGTGACTCTGCTAGAGATTGGGCGCCGTGAATGTTGAAGTTTGTACCAGTTGACGGGCTACATACATTAGATTTTGTACTATAATCTTTTCTTGTAGTAGTAGCAGCACCAAATTTGACCCGGAATGTATAGTTATGCTCAATGTATTTCAGAAATATATATATCGTTTTGCTCAGAATGAACGAGTGATTGGCTCCTCGATCTGATCTCGGCATGTCTTTTTTTTATCTCGGCATGTCACCATGGAGCCCAACGCTCTCACTGTCTCTGGCGCTCTTTTATTTCTTGCAGCTAGCAGGCTGGCACTAAAATGGAGCGGGCGCTCTGTTTGCTTGGCTTATAAACCGTATTTTTTCgatcaacgaacagtatttttctcttacaataaatcagccaaccgtattttcagtcatggcttatcagccaagcgaacaggacaattGGGCAGATCAAtcaataaataaaaaattaaaaaattgtCCCGTATCCAATGTGGTAGACATCGGTTTGGAACATTTACCGTGGACTGAAGTCCAGCCAAGTCTTCAACGGTTTACAGACAGTATTCAGACAAACAGAATCTGAGTTTAGCTCCTGTACATGTAGCATGCCGACGTGCTATGCAAGTTCAGAAGATGCCTTACGTGTTAGCATGTATAGTGCCTTTGTGGATTGTTGATTTTGGTGGCAGTATTGCATTGCAGGACAACTTCTATGTCGATTGCCACAAGCTTCCCATGCTTTTGCAAGACGTGCTTTGATTGGGCACTGTGCTTTCTAATAGAGCTCGGCACATCGTTGGATCTAAGATAAACAGACTGTAGTATAGCTGAAGCAGATCACGGTTGGCTAGGCTCTGTCTCCATCCATGTCTCTCCTGAATTGGAGGAATTGGCAATGGTCACAAAAGGTATTTAGACAGTTAAGCCTTAAATTTCTGCCAGCCACCTGTATTTTTATGTCAGTTTTCAGCTTTGTTCTTGGAGAACagccttttttttagaaaatcttGGAGAACTGCCTGTCGTACCAAAAAGTGAGTCGGGGCCTGGCCGAAGCGCGCGTAAACAATTCACCATTGGGCTTATATTAGTCGCTATAATAAAGTATAGGACATCAACATGGGCCGAAAAAACCTCTGGACCACGCTACTTTTGGGCCTCTTTAAATAGACTACTGCACGGCTTACAGAACATCATCAGCTCTGGCCTCTGGGCACTAACCTCCTCCAAGTGGGCCATCTAGTAGCCTCTACTTTCTGATCATTTTCGTGGTCGAATACTCCTGGAGTCCTGGTCCTGGATGGAGTGAAACGAAGAGCAGCAGAAATGCAAAATCATGAAGCCACGACCACGATAGCGTAAACCCAGCAGAATAATGACACAGTGCATCAGCAATTCACAGCATCACACAGGCTTTCAGCAGCTGCACTATCGGACGAGAATTCCAAGGAATCAAAGGAGCGAATCGTCTGCAAAAATCCATGCTCCACCCATGGGAATCTTTGTAAAGAGTCTCTCACAGTCTCACTCTCACCTGGTACAAGGCCGCAGCAGCTCTATGGATCGCGCCTCCTTTCCGAGCCGGCAATCATCTCTCTCCCACTCCAGCCCCGCACACGATCCATGGTAAAGCTTCTCTGCCGCtgcccaaaccagcaccagcttgCCATCAGTCGACCACTACTGATTTTGCCAGTGGTGAGCGCGCACGCTGATCGGTGATCATGGAGGAGTCCAAGTGTCCAACGGCACTGCTCAAAGATGGCAACGGCCCCGATactacccgacgggtatttgatccattaggggatggggatggaATCATATCTTTATCCGTGGGTATCTAAATGAGCAAtaatccatccccgacgggtatagcgggtacggaaacgttccctgtttacccgttcCCGTTACCCGTCGGGGAACCctactatttgagctgtcatgcgaagaagctcaacataggtattttaatccaaatctgaacaattatatatatagtttgtgtgttctaggaaccctagttcaatttttcctcacaatctccaccagcagcacaagcacgcctgcctcacgagagCTCGCGCCCCTCGCTTagtcagttcggtctctctgccatctTTGCTTGTCCTCCTCGCAACATCGccccttctcctcggcatctttgagactccgacacttgtacctgggtgaagaagaaacatcttcgattgcaaagctgcgacccccaagtgtccttgtttatcgggtatgcagtacccgtcgggtatttgttacccgaccgatgcccgacggaTACGGAGATAGGTAAGAATCTATATCCGAGACAGCTAACGAGGATGGatacgggatgaattctccgtagcggggaagagaacgttccgacgaTACCGACGGtatatccccgttgccatcctttaGCACTGCTGAGTGACAGTGGCGCGGTGCGTCTCTGTGTTTCGCCTGTGCTGCAACGCTCAACGCTCTCCCTTTCTACCTCCCCATCATTGCGAAACTACTGAATGCGAAATGCAGTGATTCTGGGTCACCGCTCGATAGCTTCAGGAATTCAGGATCCATCCATCATACAGTTCAGGAACAAAGTCAGGATCCATCACGAGACGATCGAGCCGCTGCACGTTTACAGTGAACACACAGTTGCTAAATTGCGAAGCCtcttcggttggctggttcgtatcgttgctggttcgtgaagaagtactgctgactgatttgtgtgagagaaaaatactgttctggctggaaatttacgatcgtttacgacaagccacagccaaacgaacagcctGGCGGTTGCAGTATTGCAGACCTGCAGGAGAAAAACTGGTCAGCTGTGGGGAGCATTTAGGCCACGTGATTAGTTAAGATTGTTCAGTAAGCGTCGGCGGCGCATCGGTTACCAACAGACTCTAGGTTCTTCGCAGTCATGTTGAACCACACCACACACACGAGTCCCACTCCCATGACGGCCACGTCCCTTCAAGAAATATGTTTCGTCTGAGTTGTGTCTTGTGTGCGGAGTACCTCGGGGTCGGGTTGCAGGACCAGCTTGTGTAAAATTTCTTGTGCAGGACTCGATCTCCACGTGACCGGCACCGGTTGCTTCTGCATCCACCTGTCCTTGCTTCTTCTGAGTTTGTCTTTAGATTTGCATATGATAATCCCATTGTCTTTGAACTTGTTGAAACGCTGACAAGAGTCCCCAGTCTCGCACATGCAACACTTTGTTAGGGCCGCTTGCGGCACTATTTAATCACCGATCTTCCAGGATTTCAACACGTTGACCTGTTTCAGAAGTCAGGAGGTCAAGATTCGTAAAGATCTACTGCTTAAAAACATCTCCCTTGATAATCAAAAAATAGTattggttttttttttgaaagcatGGTATTGAATCTTTATTATAGTATCATTTTATAATTTTATTAGAGAGTTGTATTAAGGAGCTGCTGGGGGGTCTAGTGAGTCACCGACGAACGAACACACGCTGTGCAAGTGCAGCGCAACCACTGTCTACTTTTCCAAATCACGGAATTGCCCCCCGGTGCGTGGCGCCTCGCAGAGCTGCTATCGCAGAGTTCTGCCACATACTGTAGCCCgtaggactacgccatcgtcacaGAAAACCAGCGACCGCTCCGCTTTATCGCCCCCGGGAGCGGAGCAGCAAAAGGATCCGAGGGACTGTTCGACAACAATTATGGGCAGCCTGCTCGgcttcggctgaaacgatcgtgaattattactATTAGTTTATTTGGTGGGAAAAAAAATAATGTTCTGATTTATAATCTATGGTTATTTACGACCATGCAAATAGGCGGGCTGATTTGTAGGAGAAACACTGTAAGACTGATTTGGTGTAAAAAAAACAGTGTCAGACGAACAGAGCCATGCCGAACCAGCGAATAAGGCAAAAGCATGGCCAGCCCCAGCCAAAAAGATCGGCAAAAACGTGAGAAAACCGAGAAATGCAGCCATGCCACCATGCGATCCTCTCCCGGCTCCCGAGAGCGTGCAACAGTGCAAGAGTGGCTAGTATACACGGTAGTACTCCGTATACGATACGTTTGTAGTCACGTACACGGTGCCAGGGCGCAGC from Miscanthus floridulus cultivar M001 chromosome 11, ASM1932011v1, whole genome shotgun sequence includes these protein-coding regions:
- the LOC136493903 gene encoding xyloglucan galactosyltransferase XLT2-like produces the protein MALVRPEHPNPAARRPRLVVLLLLAFFALQLLVFLAFRAVRPPPAPASAAAVPVLASAPMRRDKNDSRCGGGLVYVYDLPAAFNEDLLGMCDALAPMYSLCPYLANDGLGFPAGGTNLSSLLPRQLLGSWYASDQFALEHIVHRRLLSHSCRTTDPARAAAFFVPFYAGLAVGRHLWLWAGNATGADRDRDCVALLSWLHAQPWYRRSHGWDHFIALGRITWDFRRTTDAGWGGSFLTMPGVANVTRLVIERDPWDGMDVGIPYPTGFHPRTAADVRAWQRYVARRPRPRLFAFAGAPRSAIKGDFRALLLEECQAAGAAACGALDCAEGRCIKNNALVMELFMGARFCLQPRGDSFTRRSLFDCLVAGAVPVLFWRRSAYRQYGWYLPVDGREGEWSVFIDRDQLRAGNLTVRGVLAAIPESRVRLMRKRVVKMIPGLLYSAADGEGLGGGMKDAVDVMVDGMLRRVAEQRPRWRTT
- the LOC136490808 gene encoding xyloglucan galactosyltransferase XLT2-like, translated to MPESPASPAKPPSQPGSPLNAATPSPASALLRGSVLLLAFLVLQLVLFWNILGFPSSRFLPAPGHRNTTWANGAVNGGACDEGLIYVYDLPSEFNHDLVDDCESLWPWYSFCPYLANGGFGEAAATLPVFFHVTRNVSLSSWYNTDQFQLEVIIHRRLLSHRCRTTDPSLATAFYVPFYVGLDVGSHLWGDNSTAADRDRAGLRLLRWLNNQTSFQRSGGWDHFITLGRITWDFRRYGDDGWGTNFVVLPGIANVTRLGIEADRLDPMEVAIPYPTGFHPRNVADVRAWQRHVLSLKRSKLFGFAGAPRSGFRDDFREVLLEECEDAGSEHCRAVDCRGTRCTDNGAAVLELFLDSKFCLQPRGDSFTRRSLFDCMVAGAVPVLFWRRTAYDQYRWYLPPGPRGEEGEWSVFIDRQALRVGNVSVRDVLEGLSERRVRRMRERVVEMIPRLVYASSPDGLGDGMEDALDVAVRGVLERFRRRRASTAPEGLSAERRPGRFVARRVDGKSTLAPPSDGKNGSAAAVNQNASGTKLSPPASSYVKPVVSRASASTGKSLQNPELTEE